One Dermatophagoides farinae isolate YC_2012a chromosome 1, ASM2471394v1, whole genome shotgun sequence genomic region harbors:
- the LOC124491865 gene encoding uncharacterized protein LOC124491865 produces the protein MLNPFVQNILITSSSSASSPPPPLLPPSASSFHHHHHQQYQYERQQQQQLRMNYFNQESFRIKREIFDQSDSMSTATTTTTTSISPFSSSSSSSSIIKQETQTNTGDIVLQQQQQSTIDRTMFLQSISVHQQNLKAENSTMIFSSPSTQNSTTTTTTFDEQHSHGMDDLLQQHQQQQQQTSSSESSSTITKTTTTSTPSIVSAATVTSMYHRAAAAAAAAAAAAASVNVGGGGGGDHHHHHHSHHQHLNHLNTNYSSSHHPHHIAHPPHHHQTIDFNNTTATATTVVGSAMAAAAAAHAVNHHYGHLTAMNPIHHQSAALFRYMCHNNNNNNNNSSSTSSSPTTMTTIINNNTNNNNNKQELICLWIDPDQLLKKPCNKTFHSMHEIVSHISIEHVGGPECSNHTCFWIDCPRNGRPFKAKYKLVNHIRVHTGEKPFPCPFPGCGKVFARSENLKIHKRTHTGEKPFKCEYDGCERRFANSSDRKKHSHVHTSDKPYNCKIKGCDKSYTHPSSLRKHMKVHDNNNNKPQSLSSSSSSMSPMSPTSSLNNNHNNHMSIDNNNLARNNNNIDQLSSSIASSNNGSGYDSDGGGGGGGNDHHIIANASSPPINNNSNSSTASHNYQQQQSQHHNHNRLLTTATSTTNSYLSASSSSSSPHHHQGIQHHQTNLSLHNQQQQQQQQQQQHHMNHHQINTNNNHQIISNGLSSQHHHLSHHHYPHHNMHQQQQQQQQHLHNNQNINQNQNNNFTMSPPSPSTTSTTTTSSMLSALGDQQNHLHQHHNHQTHHGPTPPPPPPPSHGHHHQWYHTMSQTNTMAPLGPGHGHGHHHVSSSNNHHPHYETTHLNHHHHPALSHHHHHHTALTSPFHHHPHHHHHHHPHLNAAISY, from the exons ATGCTTAATCcttttgttcaaaatattttaataacatcatcatcatcagcatcatcaccaccgccaccactactaccaccatCTGCATCatcgtttcatcatcatcatcatcaacaatatcaatatgaacgacaacagcaacaacaattgagaatgaattattttaatCAAGAATCATTTCGAATTAAACGTGAaatatttgatcaatcaGATTCAAtgtcaacagcaacaacaacaacaaccacatcaatatcaccattttcatcatcatcgtcatcttcGTCGATAATTAAACaagaaacacaaacaaataccGGCGATATTGTattacaacagcaacaacaatcaacaattgatCGTACAATGtttttacaatcaatttctgttcatcaacaaaatttaaaagcagaaaattcaacaatgataTTCTCATCACCATCTACACAAaattcgacaacaacaacaacaacattcgatGAACAACATTCACATGGTATGGATGATCttttacaacaacaccaacaacaacaacaacaaacatcatcatcggaatcatcatcaacgataacaaaaacaacgactACATCGACACCATCGATAGTTAGTGCGGCTACTGTAACATCAATGTATCATCGTGCTgcggcagcagcagcggcCGCTGCGGCTGCTGCCGCTTCTGTaaatgttggtggtggtggtggtggtgatcatcatcatcatcatcatagtcatcatcaacatttaaatcatttaaatacaaattattcttcatcacatcatcctcatcatatTGCACATccaccacatcatcatcaaacaattgattttaataatacaacagcaacagcaacaactgTTGTTGGATCAGCAatggctgctgctgctgcagcaCATGctgtaaatcatcattatggacATTTAACAGCAATGAATCCAATACATCATCAAAGTGCTGCATTATTTCGTTATATgtgccataataataataacaacaacaacaattcatcatcaacatcatcatcaccgacAACTATGACAacgataatcaataataatactaataataataacaataaacaagaattgatttgtttatgGATTGATCCTGATCAGCTATTGAAAAAACCATGTaataaaacatttcattcaatgcatGAAATTGTATCACATATTAGTATTGAACATGTTGGTGGTCCTGAATGTTCCAATCATACTTGTTTCTGGATCGATTGTCCAAGAAATGGAAGACCATTTAAAGCAAAATATAAATTAGTCAATCATATACGTGTACATACTGGTGAAAAACCATTTCCATGTCCATTTCCAGGATGTGGTAAAGTATTTGCACGTAGTGAAAATCTTAAAATACATAAACGAACACATACAG GTGAAAAACCATTCAAATGTGAATATGATGGTTGTGAAAGACGTTTTGCAAATAGTTCGGATCgtaaaaaacattcacatgTACATACAAGCGATAAACCATATAATTGCAAGATAAAAGGTTGTGATAAAAGCTATACACATCCAAGTTCATTACGTAAACATATGAAAgtacatgataataataataataaaccacaatcattatcatcatcatcatcatcaatgtcacCAATGTCACCAACATCGtcattaaataataatcataataatcatatgtcaatagataataataatttggctcgtaataataataatattgatcaactatcatcatcgatagcTAGTTCAAATAATGGTTCTGGATATGatagtgatggtggtggtggtggtggtggtaatgatcatcatataatagCCAATGCATCAAGTCCAccaattaataataacagtAATAGTAGTACGGCATCAcataattatcaacaacaacaatcgcaacatcataatcataatcgttTACttacaacagcaacatctacaacaaattcatatttatcagcatcatcatcatcatcatcaccgcatcatcatcaaggtattcaacatcatcaaacaaatttatcacttcataatcaacagcagcaacaacaacaacaacaacaacaacatcacatgaatcatcatcaaattaatacgaataataatcatcaaataatttcaaatggaCTATCAtcacaacatcatcatctatctcatcaccattatccaCATCATAATatgcatcaacaacaacaacaacaacagcaacatttacataataatcaaaatataaatcaaaatcaaaataataatttcacaatgtcaccaccatcaccatcgacaacatcaacaacaacaacatcatcaatgttatcAGCATTAGgtgatcaacaaaatcatcttcatcaacatcataatcatcaaacacatcATGGACctacaccaccaccaccaccaccaccatcacatggacatcatcatcaatggtatCATACAATGtcacaaacaaatacaatgGCGCCACTTGGACCTGGACATGGacatggtcatcatcatgtatcgtcttcaaataatcatcatcctcattatGAGACAACACacttgaatcatcatcatcatccagcattaagtcatcatcatcatcatcatacggCATTAACATCAccattccatcatcatcctcatcatcatcatcatcatcatccgcaTCTAAATGCTGCAATCTCATATTGA